A genomic window from Cricetulus griseus strain 17A/GY chromosome 4, alternate assembly CriGri-PICRH-1.0, whole genome shotgun sequence includes:
- the Rwdd2a gene encoding RWD domain-containing protein 2A, whose protein sequence is MSASIKESLQLQLLEMEMLFSMFPNQGEIKLEDVNALTNIKRYLEGTREALPHNIEFVITLQIEEPKVTIDLQVTMPHSYPSVALQLFGRSPELDRQQQLLLNQGLTAYVGTFDPGELCVCAAIQWLQDNSASYFLNRKLSDEPSTQAKPVKNTFLRMWIYSHHIYQQDLRKKILEVGKRLDVTGFCMTGKPGIICVEGFKDHCEEFWHTIRYPNWKHISCKHAESVETEGNGEDLRLFQSFEELLLEAHGDYGLRNDYHMNLGQFLEFLRKHKSEHVFQILFGIESKSSES, encoded by the exons ATGTCAGCGTCGATTAAAGAAAGCCTTCAGCTTCAGCTGCTGGAGATGGAAATGCTGTTTTCTATGTTTCCTAACCAAGGAGAAATAAAACTTGAAGATGTAAACGCCCTAACGAACATAAAGAGGTATCTGGAAGGCACTAGGGAGGCACTCCCACACAACATCGAATTTGTGATCACGCTCCAAATTGAGGAGCCCAAG gtgACAATTGATTTGCAAGTAACCATGCCACACAGCTACCCATCCGTGGCTTTGCAACTGTTTGGACGGTCCCCTGAGCTTGACAGACAACAGCAGCTTCTTCTCAACCAAGGTCTCACTGCTTATGTAGGGACTTTTGATCCAGGTgagctgtgtgtctgtgcagcaaTCCAGTGGCTGCAGGACAACAGCGCATCATACTTCCTCAACAGAAAGCTGTCGGATGAGCCATCCACACAAGCAAAGCCAGTCAAGAACACATTCCTCCGAATGTGGATCTACAGCCACCACATATACCAGCAGGACCTAAGGAAAAAGATTTTGGAAGTGGGAAAAAGGTTAGATGTGACTGGATTTTGCATGACAGGAAAGCCTGGTATAATCTGTGTTGAGGGCTTCAAGGATCACTGTGAGGAATTCTGGCACACAATTAGATACCCCAACTGGAAGCACATCTCCTGCAAGCACGCCGAGAGCGTGGAGACAGAGGGGAACGGTGAAGACCTGCGTCTCTTCCAGTCTTTTGAAGAATTACTCCTTGAGGCCCATGGTGACTATGGGTTGAGGAATGATTATCACATGAACCTGGGCCAGTTCCTAGAGTTTCTCAGAAAACACAAAAGTGAGCATGTCTTTCAGATACTATTTGGTATTGAAAGCAAAAGTTCAGAGTCCTAG